GAAGCCAGGCGACTGGGGCACGATCACATCGGCACCGAGCACCTCCTGCTCGGTCTGATTCGCGAGGGGGAAGGGCTGGCCGTGACCATCTTGCAGCGCCTGGGGTGCGACTTGGACGAGATCCGCAGCGCCGTGGAGGACGCCGTGGGCGTGACGGGCGAGACCACCACCTACGGCAATATCCCCTTCACCCGCCGGGCAGAGAAGATCCTGAAGATGGCCTACAATGAGGCCGAGCGATATCGCTCAGATATCATCGGCACTGAGCACCTGCTGTTGGCCCTGGTCAAGGAGCGCGACGACGTTGCCAGCCAGGTGCTGCACACCTTTGATGTGACCTATGAGGCAGTAGCCCAGGAGTTGGAGAGTATCATGCAAGGCGAGATGTCTTCCGACAAGGAACTGTCGTCACAACGCGGTTCCAAGACACCGGCGCTTGACCATTTTGGTCGCGACCTCACCGAGCTGGCGCGCCGGGGGGAGCTTGACCCAATTATCGGTCGCGACGAGGAGATCCAGCGGGTGGCGCAGGTGCTGAGCCGGCGCAAGAAGAACAACCCCGTGCTCATCGGCGAGCCAGGGGTGGGCAAGACAGCCATCGCTGAGGGCCTGGCCCTGCGCATCGTGCAGAAGAAGGTGCCACGCGTGCTGCACAACAAGAGGGTGGTGACCCTCGACCTGGGGGCCATCGTGGCGGGCACCAAGTATCGCGGCCAGTTCGAAGAGCGCATGAAGGCCATCATGAACGAGCTCGTCAAGGCCAAGGACGTCATCCTGTTCATCGACGAGCTGCACACCATCGTAGGTGCGGGCAGCGCCTCCGGCTCACTGGACGCCTCGAACATGTTCAAGCCGGCCCTCTCTCGCGGTGAGCTGCAGTGCATTGGCGCCACCACCTTGGATGAGTACCGGCAGTACATCGAGAAGGACGGCGCGTTGGATCGCCGATTCCAGAAAATCATGGTCGATCCGCCCACGCCTGAGGAGACCCTGCAGATTCTCAAAGGCCTGCAGGACCGGTACGAGAAGCACCACCACGTCAAGTACACCGACAAGGCCATCGAGGCGGCGGTGCGGCTGTCCGAGCGCTACATTACCGACCGCTATCTGCCGGACAAGGCCATCGACGTCATGGACGAGGCGGGAGCGCGCGTCCACCTGAACAACATCGTCGTCCCCAAGGCCATCACCGAATTGGAGGAAAAGATCAAGCG
This window of the Calditrichota bacterium genome carries:
- a CDS encoding ATP-dependent Clp protease ATP-binding subunit, which codes for MRNNFSQRVQRVIQLSRDEARRLGHDHIGTEHLLLGLIREGEGLAVTILQRLGCDLDEIRSAVEDAVGVTGETTTYGNIPFTRRAEKILKMAYNEAERYRSDIIGTEHLLLALVKERDDVASQVLHTFDVTYEAVAQELESIMQGEMSSDKELSSQRGSKTPALDHFGRDLTELARRGELDPIIGRDEEIQRVAQVLSRRKKNNPVLIGEPGVGKTAIAEGLALRIVQKKVPRVLHNKRVVTLDLGAIVAGTKYRGQFEERMKAIMNELVKAKDVILFIDELHTIVGAGSASGSLDASNMFKPALSRGELQCIGATTLDEYRQYIEKDGALDRRFQKIMVDPPTPEETLQILKGLQDRYEKHHHVKYTDKAIEAAVRLSERYITDRYLPDKAIDVMDEAGARVHLNNIVVPKAITELEEKIKRLQSEKEAVVASQNFERAAVLRDQEKRLMRELEEARKKWEEEDQKIVATVPEEEIAAVVSMMTGIPVQKVAQSESERLLRMEEELRQRIIGQDEVIRVLTKAIQRTRAGLKDPNRPIGSFIFLGPTGVGKTQLAKELARYLFESEQALIRIDMSEYMEKFSVSRLTGAPPGYVGYEEGGQLTEKVRRHPYSVVLFDEIEKAHPDVFNILLQILDDGRLTDGLGRQVDFKNTILIMTSNIGAREIRKTGGFGFSKGDERSDYESMKKRIMDEVKRIFNPEFLNRVDEIVVFRALNLNDMVKIVDILIAEMATKL